A portion of the Salminus brasiliensis chromosome 9, fSalBra1.hap2, whole genome shotgun sequence genome contains these proteins:
- the jmjd4 gene encoding 2-oxoglutarate and iron-dependent oxygenase JMJD4, translating into MDRETFHSCCSLVKMPRRSRLQHQGSSPHFVDYMERATAYSRFFKNYLLPNQPCMFSKKFTEDWNCRKHWVTHEGKPNFQKLLQEFEDTPVPVANCNAKEYNANPKQIMPFKEFIQYWREYIQNGHSSPRGCLYLKDWHMQRMFPEHNAYKTPVYFSSDWLNEYWDTIEVDDYRFVYMGPKGSWTPFHADVFRSYSWSANICGRKKWLLYPPGQEEFLRDCHGNLAYDVTAAVLQDKGQFPHFEEACQPLEIIQEAGEIIFVPSGWHHQVYNLEDTISINHNWLNGCNLDVMWQFLQEELSSVQKEIEEWRDTMDTWHQHCQVIMKSCTGIDYVEFSTFLKTIANNRMSFLNSCPGSGSGGASGCQSFLSETLSALGPHHAAFDLQRVVHILESMLSNEDFKRLEPSALAFKPEDLLQEIREAVHTIV; encoded by the exons ATGGATAGAGAGACGTTTCATAGCTGCTGCAGCCTGGTGAAGATGCCCAGGCGCTCCAGGCTGCAGCACCAGGGCTCCTCTCCTCACTTCGTGGATTACATGGAGAGAGCCACTGCCTACAGCAGGTTCTTCAAGAACTACCTGCTCCCCAACCAGCCCTGCATGTTCTCCAAGAAGTTCACAGAAGACTGGAACTGCAGGAAGCACTGGGTCACCCACGAGGGGAAGCCGAACTTCCAGAAGCTCCTGCAGGAGTTTG AGGACACGCCCGTGCCAGTGGCCAACTGCAACGCCAAAGAGTACAATGCTAACCCCAAGCAGATAATGCCCTTCAAGGAGTTCATCCAGTACTGGAGAGAGTACATTCAGAACGGTCACTCCTCGCCCAGGGGCTGCCTCTACCTGAAGGACTGGCACATGCAGAG GATGTTTCCAGAGCACAACGCCTACAAGACCCCAGTCTACTTCTCCTCTGACTGGCTCAATGAGTACTGGGACACCATCGAAGTGGACGACTATCGCTTCGTCTACATGGGGCCCAAAGGATCCTG GACGCCGTTCCACGCTGACGTTTTCCGCTCCTACAGCTGGTCAGCCAACATCTGTGGCCGCAAGAAGTGGCTCCTGTACCCGCCGGGCCAGGAGGAGTTTCTGAGGGACTGCCATGGTAACCTGGCATATGACGTGACTgcggcagtgcttcaggacaaAGGACAGTTCCCACACTTTGAGGAGGCCTGCCAACCTCTGGAGATCATTCAAGAGGCCGGAGAGATCATCTTCGTGCCGAGCGGGTGGCATCATCAGGTTTACAATCTG GAGGACACAATCTCGATCAATCATAACTGGCTGAATGGGTGTAACCTGGACGTCATGTGGCAGTTCCTGCAGGAGGAGCTCTCGTCCGTGCAGAAGGAGATAGAGGAGTGGAGGGACACTATGGACACTTGGCACCAGCACTGTCAG gtgatcatgaagtcctgcacGGGGATCGATTATGTGGAGTTCTCCACATTCCTCAAGACCATCGCAAACAACCGGATGTCCTTCCTGAACTCCTGCCCCGGCAGTGGAAGTGGAGGTGCGTCCGGCTGCCAGAGCTTCCTGTCTGAAACCCTGAGTGCTTTAGGTCCTCACCACGCCGCCTTCGACCTGCAGAGGGTCGTCCACATCCTGGAGAGCATGCTCAGCAACGAGGACTTTAAGAGACTCGAGCCGTCGGCCCTGGCCTTCAAGCCGGAGGACCTGCTGCAGGAGATCAGAGAGGCCGTCCACACCATCGTCTGA
- the iba57 gene encoding putative transferase CAF17 homolog, mitochondrial, with amino-acid sequence MRAHLMIRAVRAGWLCGLSRPAVTRRWVSSSSGEPEDPGRPQAAPAPLRCFRLPCRSLLHIQGPDSCSLLQGIITNDARLLEEQEREALYAHMLNVQGRTLYDVIVYSLREPSGDLSGVLLECDTEVLDSMTRHLKVYKIRRKVTVNSRADLLLWALLPRDARSAQDLQPCPTTAGRPLVLVEDPRTELMGWRMITGSTENPAELVSDCENGETAQYHQHRYTIGLPEGVRDLPPGEALPLESNLVFMNGISFSKGCYIGQELTARTHHTGVIRKRLLPLRLSAPAENLQAGGALESAGKPAGKLRAGSGQLGLGLIRLAHSNDTLTLQSSTHTSVTAHPSVPDWWPKDGNK; translated from the exons ATGCGGGCTCATCTGATGATTCGGGCGGTTCGAGCGGGCTGGCTCTGCGGCCTGAGCCGACCTGCAGTGACCCGGCGCTGGGTCAGCTCCTCCAGCGGCGAGCCGGAGGACCCAGGCCGGCCGCAGGCAGCTCCGGCCCCGCTGCGCTGCTTCAGGCTGCCCTGCCGCTCTCTGCTCCACATCCAGGGCCCGGACTCCTGCTCCCTCCTGCAGGGGATCATCACCAACGACGCCAGGCTGCTGGAGGAGCAGGAGCGCGAGGCTCTGTACGCACACATGCTCAACGTGCAGGGCAGGACCCTCTATGACGTCATCGTCTACAG TCTGAGAGAACCCTCAGGAGACCTGAGTGGGGTTCTGCTGGAGTGTGACACTGAGGTTCTGGACTCCATGACTCGACACCTGAAGGTGTACAAGATCCGGCGCAAGGTCACGGTGAACTCTCGAGCCGATCTCTTGCTGTGGGCTCTACTGCCCCGGGACGCACGCTCCGCTCAGGACCTTCAGCCCTGTCCCACCACAGCCGGCAGGCCTCTGGTGCTGGTGGAGGACCCCCGAACTGAGCTAATGGGCTGGAGGATGATCACAGGGAGCACGGAGAACCCTGCAGAACTCGTCAGTGATTGTGAGAATGGAGAGACAGCGCAGTATCACCAACATCGCTACACAATCG GGCTGCCGGAGGGGGTGAGGGATCTGCCTCCAGGTGAAGCTCTGCCGCTCGAGTCCAACCTGGTGTTCATGAACGGGATCAGCTTCAGTAAAGGCTGCTACATCGGGCAGGAGCTGACGGCCCGCACGCACCACACCGGCGTCATCCGCAAACGCCTGCTGCCCCTCCGCCTGTCCGCCCCCGCCGAGAACCTGCAAGCAGGGGGCGCCCTGGAGTCCGCAGGGAAACCTGCGGGGAAACTGAGGGCGGGGTCGGGTCAGCTGGGGCTCGGCCTCATCCGCCTCGCGCACTCTAACGACACGCTCACACTCcagtcctccacacacacctcagtgaCTGCCCACCCCTCTGTCCCAGACTGGTGGCCAAAGGACGGTAACAAATAG